From a single Fusobacterium pseudoperiodonticum genomic region:
- a CDS encoding L-threonylcarbamoyladenylate synthase, protein MEKYLKINNISDISDDKWTELASELKKGSLIIYPTDTVYGLASIVTNEQSINNIYLAKSRSFTSPLIALLSSVDKVEEVATISDENREVLEKLAHAFWPGALTVILKRKKHIPSIMVSGGDTIGVRIPNLDLAIKIIDLAGGILATTSANISGESTPKSYNELSEAIKSRVDILVDGGECKLGEASTIIDLTSDVPKILRNGAISTDEITKIIGRVR, encoded by the coding sequence ATGGAAAAATATCTTAAGATAAATAATATATCTGATATTAGTGATGATAAGTGGACTGAACTAGCGAGTGAATTAAAAAAAGGTTCACTTATTATCTATCCAACTGATACTGTCTATGGTCTAGCTTCTATTGTTACTAATGAACAAAGTATTAATAATATATATCTTGCAAAGAGTAGGAGTTTTACTTCTCCTCTTATTGCACTTTTAAGTTCTGTTGATAAAGTTGAAGAAGTTGCTACTATCTCTGATGAAAATAGAGAAGTCTTAGAAAAGTTAGCTCATGCTTTTTGGCCAGGTGCTTTGACTGTTATACTTAAAAGAAAAAAGCATATTCCAAGCATTATGGTCTCTGGTGGAGACACCATAGGTGTGAGAATTCCTAACTTAGATTTAGCTATTAAAATTATTGATTTAGCTGGTGGTATTTTAGCCACAACCAGTGCTAATATCTCAGGGGAGTCCACTCCTAAATCATATAATGAATTGTCAGAAGCTATAAAATCAAGAGTTGATATTTTAGTGGATGGTGGCGAATGTAAACTCGGTGAAGCCTCAACTATAATTGACCTGACTTCTGATGTTCCTAAAATACTTAGAAATGGTGCAATATCTACAGATGAAATTACAAAAATAATAGGGAGAGTGAGGTGA